A window of the Dioscorea cayenensis subsp. rotundata cultivar TDr96_F1 chromosome 14, TDr96_F1_v2_PseudoChromosome.rev07_lg8_w22 25.fasta, whole genome shotgun sequence genome harbors these coding sequences:
- the LOC120275813 gene encoding uncharacterized protein LOC120275813, with product MELEQESSKLPGALSATASRNLSSSSSAFVSASQSPFFSPRSPQFNVSEIIRSDDANSSTCNVTSGDPLSSSALIRRLESSSNAKFLASDSPCNPICDADVCSGQGTSNADTRRREKQKKILRSPGKCSLAPSSTSVSSTSRIRSCDVYIGFHGRKPSLLRFVKWLRAELEMQGICCFASDTARCRNSRSHDAVERMMNSASFGVVILTKKSFGNPYSIEELRNFLGRKTLVPIFFDLSFVDCLARDIIERRGELWERHGGELWMLYGGVEKEWRDAVEGLSRVIDLQLEANDGNLRECIFKTVTLLATRMGRRNMVDQVNRWREQSEKEEFPFPRNEEFVGRIKELSELELILFGDVSGDAEREYFELKTKHKRKSLKIGKAEHRREEESTKDQQSESSNKGKDPIIWMKSDKEIEMQRVVGGTPQRSFRTFRTKSGGKYRRKRSVKILYGKGIACVSGDSGIGKTELVLEYAYRFSQRYKMVLWVGGETRYIRQSYLNLRTFLEVDLSTENHSLEKGKGKCFEEQEEDAIAKVRKELMRDIPFLVVIDNLENEKDWWDQKVVMDLLPRFGGETHFIITTRLPKIMNLEPMKLSYLSGMEAMTLMKGSVKDYPIMEIDALRVIEEKLGRLTLGLGIVGAILSELPITPSRLLDTINKMPVRDLVWSDRQSVILRRPPFLMQLIDVCLSIFDHADGPRSLASRMVQVSGWFAPAAIPIPLLAMAAHKVPGKHHGARVWKKFLRAITCSFTSSRIKRSEFEASSMLTRFGIAKTCTKPDSVQFHEIIKLYARKRGSIRVAQAVVQAICLRSSLSLCFEHQWAACFMLFGFSTDPAIVQLKPSELLFFVKRVALPLAIHTFITFSRCAAALELLRLSTDALENAAEAMVTQAVKWLKRSYCFTGPIHSDVRYTYLWQELALLKATLLETRAKLMLRGGQYSIGEDLIQNAIFIRSSIHGDHHPDTISARETLSKLTRLLTNFQVT from the coding sequence ATGGAGCTTGAACAAGAAAGCTCCAAGCTGCCCGGCGCTTTATCCGCCACGGCCTCAAGAAATCTCTCGTCGTCTTCTTCGGCATTTGTATCTGCAAGTCAGTCTCCGTTCTTCTCTCCACGCTCTCCCCAGTTCAATGTATCTGAGATAATCCGATCAGACGATGCAAACTCTTCAACCTGCAATGTTACAAGTGGTGATCCTCTTAGTTCCAGTGCTTTAATCCGACGATTGGAATCTTCGTCCAATGCCAAATTTCTGGCATCTGATTCCCCTTGTAATCCAATTTGCGATGCCGATGTTTGTAGTGGTCAAGGAACAAGTAATGCTGATACGAGGCGACGAGAGAAACagaagaaaattttgagaaGTCCCGGGAAGTGTTCACTTGCTCCGTCTTCAACATCGGTTTCTTCAACTAGCAGGATAAGGAGTTGTGATGTGTACATAGGCTTTCATGGCCGGAAACCATCTTTGCTTCGATTTGTTAAATGGCTTCGCGCGGAGTTGGAAATGCAAGGGATTTGCTGTTTTGCATCGGATACAGCTCGATGCAGGAATTCCCGGAGCCATGATGCTGTGGAAAGGATGATGAATTCGGCTTCGTTTGGAGTTGTGATTCTTACAAAGAAGTCGTTTGGGAATCCTTACAGCATTGAggaactcaggaacttcttgggCAGGAAGACTTTGGTTCCTATAttttttgatttgagttttgtcGATTGTCTCGCCAGAGATATAATTGAGCGGAGGGGAGAATTGTGGGAGAGGCATGGTGGTGAATTGTGGATGCTTTATGGTGGAGTAGAGAAGGAATGGCGAGACGCTGTGGAAGGGCTTTCGAGAGTGATAGACTTGCAGTTGGAGGCGAATGATGGTAATTTGAGGGAATGTATATTCAAAACGGTGACACTTTTGGCTACAAGAATGGGACGGCGAAACATGGTTGATCAGGTGAACAGGTGGAGGGAGCAGTCGGAAAAGGAGGAGTTTCCTTTTCCTCGAAATGAAGAATTTGTCGGACGGATAAAAGAACTCTCTGAGCTTGAGCTTATTCTGTTTGGAGATGTCAGTGGTGATGCTGAAAGAGAATACTTTGAACTCAAAACAAAGCATAAGCGAAAGAGTTTGAAGATTGGGAAGGCTGAGCACCGGCGAGAAGAAGAAAGTACTAAAGATCAGCAGTCCGAGAGCAGTAACAAAGGGAAAGATCCGATCATTTGGATGAAGTCTGACAAGGAAATTGAGATGCAGAGAGTGGTTGGTGGCACTCCGCAGAGGAGTTTCCGAACTTTTAGAACGAAAAGTGGAGGGAAATATAGAAGGAAAAGATCGGTGAAAATCTTGTATGGGAAAGGCATTGCTTGTGTTTCGGGAGACTCGGGGATTGGAAAGACTGAATTGGTTTTGGAATATGCTTACCGGTTCTCACAAAGGTACAAGATGGTTCTTTGGGTCGGTGGCGAAACAAGATACATTAGGCAGAGCTATTTGAATCTTCGTACTTTTTTGGAAGTCGATTTGAGCACTGAAAATCACTCTCTTGAAAAAGGGAAAGGGAAGTGTTTCGAAGAGCAAGAAGAGGATGCCATTGCCAAAGTACGGAAGGAGCTCATGCGCGACATTCCTTTCTTAGTTGTGATCGATAATTTGGAGAATGAGAAGGACTGGTGGGATCAAAAGGTTGTGATGGATCTTCTCCCTCGATTCGGTGGTGAGACTCACTTCATAATTACAACTCGCCTTCCTAAGATAATGAACTTGGAGCCAATGAAACTTTCATACTTATCGGGTATGGAGGCGATGACTCTGATGAAGGGAAGTGTCAAGGACTACCCAATTATGGAAATTGATGCTCTCCGTGTGATCGAAGAGAAACTCGGCAGGCTTACACTTGGTCTTGGAATTGTTGGAGCGATACTTTCCGAGCTCCCGATCACTCCAAGCAGACTCCTCGACACTATAAACAAAATGCCAGTCAGAGATTTGGTGTGGTCTGATCGACAATCTGTAATTCTCAGACGCCCGCCTTTTCTCATGCAACTTATCGATGTTTGTCTTTCGATATTTGATCATGCAGATGGGCCGCGGAGCTTAGCGAGCAGAATGGTTCAGGTGAGCGGTTGGTTTGCTCCAGCCGCTATTCCAATCCCGCTTTTAGCAATGGCCGCACACAAAGTTCCCGGGAAGCATCATGGCGCTCGAGTCTGGAAAAAATTCCTCCGAGCAATAACTTGCAGCTTCACATCATCTCGAATCAAAAGGTCAGAATTCGAAGCATCTTCAATGCTGACAAGATTTGGCATTGCAAAAACCTGCACCAAACCTGACAGCGTCCAATTTCACGAGATCATAAAGCTGTATGCTCGGAAAAGAGGATCAATTCGAGTAGCTCAAGCCGTCGTTCAAGCAATTTGCCTCAGAAGCTCACTATCTCTATGTTTCGAACACCAATGGGCAGCATGCTTCATGCTCTTCGGTTTCAGTACCGATCCGGCGATCGTGCAGTTAAAACCATCAGAATTGTTGTTCTTTGTCAAGCGTGTCGCTCTACCTCTCGCCATTCACACATTCATCACATTCTCTCGTTGCGCTGCCGCATTAGAATTACTTCGTCTTTCCACCGATGCTTTAGAAAATGCCGCAGAAGCCATGGTCACACAAGCAGTAAAATGGCTTAAACGATCTTATTGCTTTACCGGACCGATACATTCCGATGTTCGATACACATATCTTTGGCAAGAATTGGCACTGTTGAAAGCTACATTACTAGAAACAAGAGCGAAACTAATGCTTCGAGGCGGGCAATACAGCATCGGCGAAGACCTTATTCAGAATGCAATATTTATCAGATCATCGATACACGGCGACCATCATCCTGACACGATATCGGCTCGCGAAACTCTTAGTAAACTCACTCGTCTTCTCACAAACTTTCAAGTTACTTGA